A genomic window from Gossypium hirsutum isolate 1008001.06 chromosome D10, Gossypium_hirsutum_v2.1, whole genome shotgun sequence includes:
- the LOC107941112 gene encoding kinesin-like protein KIN-14C gives MASRIQNRPPRSPSSRKELGDENPLDKRRRLGAMGRGAGSTGTARTRQPFAVVNNRQDVNTAAVANAEECSNHEFTKEEVEAILNEKPKAKKFDLKAKYEHAAEHNKKLKLCVKWFQQCDENHVIYAEKLKSSLESAEKRCIDTELEKKNKEEELNTIISELRDNNASLEEKLSKEVSEKLDAIDRHTSENEARVAAEKSVASLTEELERAQQDIAAANERAASLDNTHKRLQEYILSLQQYNSKLITDLETVRESLKRVEKEKLTIVENLSTLRGHCSSLQEQLTLSRVSQDDAVNQKETLANEVKCLRGELQQVRDDRDRQVSQVQALSAEVTKYKESTGKSLAELDNLTTKSKSLEDTCSSQREQIRILELQLAAANEKLKMTDLSASETRMEYLEQKRILKELQDRLADVEHKLIDGENLRKKLHNTILELKGNIRVFCRVRPLLPDDGAATEDAIVSYPTSTESLGRGVDLIQSGQKYPFTFDKVFNHEASQQDVFVEISQLVQSALDGYKVCIFAYGQTGSGKTYTMMGRPEASEQKGLIPRSLEQIFQSSQALRERGWKYKMQASMLEIYNETIRDLLSNNRSSGSDPTRPENSVSGKQYTIKHDANGNTYVSDLTIVDVSSISEISSLLRQAAQSRSVGRTQMNEQSSRSHMVFTLRISGINESTEQQVQGVLNLIDLAGSERLSRSGATGDRLKETQAINKSLSCLSDVIFALAKKEDHVPFRNSKLTYLLQPCLGGDSKTLMFVNVSPDPSSVGESLCSLRFAARVNACEIGVPRRQMTLRPTDSRLSCGGS, from the exons ATGGCTTCCCGTATTCAGAACCGACCTCCTCGCAGTCCTTCATCT aggAAGGAGCTTGGAGATGAAAATCCATTAGATAAACGGAGAAGGCTTGGAGCAATGGGGAGAGGAGCGGGATCCACAGGAACCGCGCGAACACGGCAGCCGTTTGCCGTTGTTAACAACCGTCAAGATGTTAATACCGCTGCCGTTGCAAATGCCGAGGAATGTTCTAATCATGAATTCACTAAAGAAGAAGTGGAAGCGATATTGAATGAGAAGCCGAAAGCGAAAAAGTTCGATCTCAAG GCTAAATATGAACACGCGGCTGAGCATAATAAAAAGCTTAAGCTTTGTGTGAAATGGTTTCAACAATGTGATGAGAATCATGTAATTTATGCTGAGAAGCTTAAGAGTTCATTGGAATCTGCTGAGAAAAGATGCATTGATACAG AGTTGGAGAAGAAAAACAAAGAGGAAGAATTGAATACTATTATTTCAGAATTAAGGGACAATAATGCATCTCTAGAGGAGAAGCTGTCCAAGGAAGTGTCTGAAAAGCTC gATGCTATTGACCGCCATACAAGTGAAAATGAAGCTAGGGTTGCTGCTGAAAAGTCCGTTGCTTCACTGACTGAAGAGCTTGAAAGAGCTCAGCAGGATATAGCAGCTGCTAATGAAAGG GCTGCTTCGCTTGATAATACACACAAGCGATTACAAGAGTATATCCTGAGTCTTCAACAGTACAATTCCAAATTGATCACTGACCTTGAAACAGTTCGTGAGTCACTCAAACGAGTAGAAAAGGAGAAACTGACAATAGTGGAGAATCTTAGCACTTTGAGGGGCCACTGTAGCTCATTGCAAGAACAATTGACCTTGTCAAGA GTTTCACAAGATGATGCTGTTAATCAAAAGGAAACTTTAGCAAATGAAGTCAAATGCTTACGTGGGGAACTACAACAAGTCAGGGATGATCGTGACCGACAAGTGTCACAAGTGCAGGCACTATCTGCTGAAGTTACGAAATACAAAGAAAGTACTGGAAAATCGTTAGCAGAGTTAGATAACTTAACAACGAAATCGAAGTCCTTGGAG GACACATGCTCTTCTCAGAGAGAGCAAATAAGAATACTGGAGCTTCAGCTTGCTGCTGCAAATGAGAAACTAAAG ATGACCGATTTATCAGCCTCAGAAACAAGGATGGAATATTTAGAACAAAAAAGAATCTTGAAAGAACTACAAGATCGGTTGGCAGATGTGGAACATAAATTGATTGATGGAGAGAACTTGAGGAAAAAGTTACATAATACTATTCTG GAACTAAAAGGAAACATTCGAGTTTTTTGTCGGGTACGTCCTTTATTACCGGATGATGGTGCTGCAACAGAAGATGCAATCGTCTCTTACCCTACATCAACAGAATCTCTTGGCCGTGGCGTTGACTTGATACAAAGTG GACAAAAGTATCCTTTCACATTTGACAAGGTTTTCAATCATGAGGCTTCACAGCAAGATGTTTTTGTGGAGATATCTCAGTTGGTACAGAGTGCCCTTGATGGATACAAG GTTTGTATATTTGCTTATGGACAGACAGGTTCAGGCAAGACTTACACCATGATGGGAAGGCCAGAAGCCTCAGAACAGAAAGGGTTGATACCGCGTTCTTTGGAGCAGATATTCCAAAGTAGTCAGGCGCTGCGAGAACGAGGATGGAAATACAAAATGCAG GCTTCAATGTTGGAAATATACAATGAAACCATCCGCGATCTGTTATCAAATAATCGATCATCAGGCTCAGATCCAACACGTCCTGAAAATTCAGTTTCCGGAAAGCAATACACAATTAAACATGATGCAAACGGTAATACATATGTCAGTGACTTGACCATCGTTGATGTTAGCAGCATATCAGAGATTTCCTCACTTTTACGGCAGGCTGCTCAAAGCAG GTCTGTGGGAAGGACGCAAATGAATGAGCAATCATCAAGAAGTCACATGGTCTTCACATTAAGGATATCGGGAATAAATGAG AGCACTGAGCAACAAGTACAGGGAGTATTGAACCTTATTGATCTTGCTGGAAGTGAGCGACTGTCAAGAAGTGGTGCTACTGGAGATAGGTTGAAGGAGACTCAG GCAATTAACAAAAGCTTGTCGTGTTTGAGTGATGTCATTTTCGCCTTGGCGAAGAAGGAGGATCATGTGCCGTTTAGGAATTCCAAGCTGACATATCTTCTCCAG CCTTGTCTTGGTGGAGACTCGAAAACTCTTATGTTTGTAAACGTGTCACCTGATCCTTCATCCGTGGGAGAATCACTTTGCTCCCTCCGCTTTGCTGCCAGAGTGAATGCCTGTGAAATTGGAGTTCCCCGTCGTCAAATGACCTTGCGGCCCACTGATTCTCGATTGAGCTGTGGAGGAAGTTAA